One Nesterenkonia sandarakina genomic region harbors:
- a CDS encoding LexA family protein, with protein MRIDQIQSLDEADLTQGLHQAPGSVAAGFPSPAQDYQTAPINLTEHLIRDLNSTFLVRVAGDSMEGAGISHGDELIVDRSRTARDMSVVVAILDGEMTVKRLRLINGGVVLQAENPSYPSIHVQGLSELDIWGVVIKCIHNL; from the coding sequence ATGCGTATCGACCAGATCCAGAGTCTCGATGAGGCCGACCTGACCCAAGGGCTGCACCAGGCCCCGGGGTCCGTCGCGGCGGGCTTCCCGTCTCCGGCCCAGGACTACCAAACTGCGCCGATCAACCTCACCGAGCACTTGATCCGGGATCTCAACAGCACCTTTCTCGTCCGAGTGGCAGGCGACTCGATGGAGGGCGCCGGGATCAGCCATGGGGATGAACTGATCGTGGACCGCTCACGCACAGCGCGGGACATGTCCGTGGTGGTCGCTATCCTCGACGGCGAAATGACCGTGAAGCGGCTGAGGCTGATCAACGGGGGAGTGGTGCTCCAAGCGGAGAACCCTTCCTATCCCTCGATTCACGTCCAGGGGCTCTCTGAACTCGATATCTGGGGAGTGGTCATCAAGTGCATCCACAACCTCTAG
- a CDS encoding Y-family DNA polymerase, with amino-acid sequence MPAGSEAREYIALIDVNSFYVSAERVFDPTLRGRPVIVLSNNDGCVIALSKEAKALGVTMGQPWFKLSETADQLGLVAKSSNYELYGQMSDRFVGVLGECASQVQKYSIDEAFVKLTGTPTELLTWAKMVKERVWKHLGLPVCVGVGASKTLAKLSNRAAKKLDHLGGVCVWEAVPEAHREQLLSNLPVDEVWGIGGRMAKRLIGRGMYSVKDFRDADPVMLRDRFSVVIMRLCLELRGTPCLPFEEETEVKGQLIVSRSFSEPVTTKAEMAQVLSVYAQRASERLRRNHREARTLTVWAKTSAYSSDAGNEPTVTVRLASATADPVTLTREVKALLPKLTEGTRYAKAGIGLTDLEEPGQAATFDLFADAHEDRNIAPLIESIKSKWSQPSIGLGAAGLKVGQAWEMKREMRSPRYTTQWDELPIVHAK; translated from the coding sequence ATGCCCGCCGGGTCGGAGGCGCGGGAGTACATCGCTCTGATCGATGTGAACTCGTTCTACGTCTCGGCCGAGCGGGTCTTTGATCCCACCCTGCGGGGTCGGCCGGTCATCGTGCTCTCGAACAATGACGGCTGCGTGATTGCTCTGAGTAAGGAAGCTAAGGCACTCGGGGTCACGATGGGCCAGCCCTGGTTCAAGCTCTCGGAGACGGCTGACCAGTTGGGCTTGGTCGCGAAGTCCTCGAACTATGAGTTGTACGGGCAAATGTCTGACCGATTCGTTGGGGTCCTGGGCGAGTGTGCCTCTCAGGTGCAGAAGTACTCCATCGATGAAGCGTTCGTAAAGCTCACCGGCACACCGACTGAGTTGCTGACCTGGGCGAAGATGGTCAAGGAGCGCGTGTGGAAGCATCTCGGACTCCCTGTCTGCGTGGGTGTCGGAGCCTCGAAGACGCTGGCGAAACTGAGTAACCGTGCTGCCAAGAAGCTTGATCACCTGGGCGGGGTTTGTGTGTGGGAGGCCGTGCCAGAAGCGCACCGGGAACAGTTGCTTTCGAACCTTCCAGTCGATGAGGTCTGGGGGATTGGTGGCCGGATGGCGAAGCGGCTCATCGGGCGGGGCATGTACTCGGTGAAGGATTTCCGGGATGCAGACCCGGTGATGCTGCGTGACCGCTTTAGCGTGGTGATTATGCGGCTGTGTTTGGAGCTGCGCGGCACACCGTGTCTTCCTTTTGAAGAGGAGACAGAGGTCAAGGGGCAGTTGATCGTCTCTCGGTCCTTCTCTGAGCCGGTCACCACGAAGGCTGAAATGGCCCAGGTGCTCAGTGTGTATGCGCAGCGGGCCTCGGAGCGGTTGCGGCGCAATCACCGTGAAGCCCGCACCCTCACGGTGTGGGCCAAGACCAGTGCCTACAGCAGCGATGCCGGCAATGAACCCACCGTGACCGTACGCCTGGCCTCGGCCACGGCTGATCCGGTGACCCTGACTCGCGAGGTTAAAGCGCTCCTGCCGAAGCTCACGGAGGGCACCAGGTACGCCAAGGCCGGTATTGGGCTCACAGATCTTGAAGAGCCAGGCCAGGCCGCGACGTTTGATCTGTTCGCTGATGCTCACGAGGACCGCAATATCGCTCCGCTGATTGAGTCGATCAAGAGCAAGTGGAGTCAGCCCTCGATAGGGCTGGGCGCTGCGGGTCTCAAGGTCGGGCAAGCGTGGGAGATGAAGCGTGAGATGCGCAGCCCGAGGTACACCACCCAGTGGGATGAGCTGCCCATCGTGCACGCGAAATAG